Part of the Sodalinema gerasimenkoae IPPAS B-353 genome is shown below.
TCACCAATATAAGTGCCATCCGTCGTGGTGTACCCCACCACCTGGCCCGTTTGCTTACAAATATGAGCAATCAAGCGGGTTGTGGTCGTCTTGCCATTAGTCCCCGTAATCGAGATAATCGGCACACTGTGGGGCGTTCCCGGCGGAAACAGCATATCCAACACCGGTTTAGCCACATTGCGAGGTTTGCCCTCACTGGGACTGACGTGCATCCGGAACCCAGGCGCAGCGTTGACTTCCACAATCACCCCATCCGTCTCCCGCAGCGGCCGAGAAATATCCGAGGTGACCACATCCATGCCGATAATATCCAAGCCAATAATCTTGGCCACCCGTTCAGCAATCCAACGGTTTTCTGGGTGAATCTCCTCAGTGCGATCGATGGCAATCCCGCCGGTACTGAGGTTCGCTGTCGCCCGCAGATAACAAACTTCCCCCGGTTCGGGGATACTCTGGGCATCAAAGCCTTGGCGGTCTAGCCATTGCAAACTGGTATTATCCAGTTTCAGCCGGGTCAGGATATTGTCATGGCCATCGCCCCGGCGGGGATCTTGGTTCACATCCTCCACTAACTCAGCAATGGTCGATTTGCCATCTCCCACCACATGGGCCGGGACCCGTTCCGCCACCGCCACCAATTTGCCATCAATCACCAGAACCCGATGGTCTTGGCCTTCGTAGTAGCGTTCCACAATCACAGAACGAGTTTTGGACTCTTCACTCGCGGCATCATAGGAGGCTTCCGCTTCCTGCCAACTGCGGATATTGATGGCAATGCCTCGGCCATGGTTGCCATCGAGGGGTTTGATGACCACCGGATAGCCCCCCACATCGGCAATCGCATCTTCGAGTTCATCGAGATAATGAATCACCGTTCCCCGAGGGACGGGAATCCCGGCATCAGCCAAAATGGTTTTCGTGCCTTCCTTATCACAGGCCAGTTCCACCCCCAGGATGCCCGTGTTATCCGTCAGGGTGGCTTGAACCCGCTTCTGATGGACTCCCGTCCCAAAGCGAATCATGGCCCGGGCACTCAACTGAGTCCAGGGAATATAGCGGTGATCGGCTTCCTTAATCAGGGCTTCGGTACTCGGGCCTAAGGCCGCTTCATCCTGTAAATCTCGTAAATCCGTTAAATCCTGTTCCAGTTCTCCCAGGGGATAACGGCCTGTCTCCGCAATACTGCTGCACATCCGCACCGCGGCCCGAGCGGCATAGCGGCCCGCCCGCTCATCCTTATACTCAAAGACGACGTTATACACTCCATGGGTCGCCGTCGAGCGAGCGCGGCCAAACCCCACTTCCATCCCGGCTAGGGTTTGCAATTCCAGGGCCACATGCTCAATGACATGGCCGAGTAGCGTTCCCTCCTTGACTCGCTTGAGAAAGCCACCGCGATGGCCCGGGGAGCAGAAATGCTCTTCAATACTTGGCAGCAGTTCGCTGAGGGTTTCATAGAAACCAGGGATCGTGTCCGTGGTTCGCTCGGCCAGATCCTCTAGGTCGAGGCGCATAACAATTAATTTTTGGCGGCGAATACTCCAGTAGTTGGGTCCGCGTAACGTGAGGATCTTGAGAATTTTCATAGGAGTAAGTACCAGAGAATCTAGCCGGAGCAGATGGAGCAGTACGTGAACACTATAGTTTAGTTTCGATCTGGCGATCGCCTGAAAACTGTTCGCAGTGAACAGAATCTGGGGATTGTTGATTAATCTAAGGTCAACCTAGGGACTAGGGGAACCTCAACTAATCTTGAGCCAACTGGGGTTGACGACCCAGTAAGCCAGTCATTAATCGTAACGCCGTTGTTTTGACTGGGGGAAGATGGCGTAACCCCCATAATCCTAGTTGACGCAGTAGCACCAGGGGCCACCAGTCATTGGAAAAGAGGCGATCGAGAACATCGGTAAAGCCGAGAATGGTCAGATTTTCCAGTTTACGCCAGCGTTCATATCGCTTCAAGACCGTCAACGCGCCAATATCTTGACCCCGCTGCTGGGCGGACTGAAGCACTTCCGCCAGGGCCGCCACATCCCGAATCCCTAGGTTCATCCCCTGGCCGCCCACGGGATGACAGCGATGGGCCGCATCTCCAATGAGGGCTAAACGAGGCTTGACATAGCGATCGCTCTGCATCAGTTGCACCGGAAATAAATAGCGGGGACTGGCCAACTCAACCCGTCCCATCTCCGAGCCAAACCGTTGTTGCAGCCGCTCCCGAAACGCCGCCTCATCCAGCTCCATCAGGGCTTTAGCTTCCCCATGAGGGGCCGTCCAGACCACGTTACAGCGGTTTCCTGGTAAGGGCAGAATGGCGAAGGGTCCACTGGACATGAGGGGCCGTCCAGACCACGTTACAGCGGTTTCCTGGTAAGGGCAGAATGGCGAAGGGTCCACTGGACTGAAACTTCTCATAGGCGATGTCGTCGTGGGATTTTTCGGGCTTAACTTTGAAGGTGACACAGGATTGACTGAAACTTCTCATAGGCGATGTCGTCGTGGGATTTTTCGGGCTTAACTTTGAAGGTGACACAGGATTGCCAGTATTTCCAGCCTCGGGTGGAAATACCCGCCGCCTCCCGCACCGGCGATCGCCCCCCATCGGCCGCCACCACCAGCCGGGCCTGAAGCTGCTGGGTCTTGCCTTCATGACCATAGGTCACGATCGCCTCGTCGGTCCCATAGTCAATCTCCTCGACCTGCGCTGATTCGACGCAGCATACATTATCGGATTTGTCAATAAATTCTCGCAACCCTTGCAAGAGGGGGGTATGTTCCGCCACATAGCCCAAACGGTCTAGGTCTAAATCTTGAGGCAGAAAGCGCACATCAGCGGGGTGATCGCCATCAGACAGACGAATTTGGCGAAAGGTATTAATGCGGGGCAAAATCCCCTGCCAGACCCCAATTCCCTCCAGAATCCGTCCCGTCAGCAGAGTGACGGCA
Proteins encoded:
- the cphA gene encoding cyanophycin synthetase; the encoded protein is MKILKILTLRGPNYWSIRRQKLIVMRLDLEDLAERTTDTIPGFYETLSELLPSIEEHFCSPGHRGGFLKRVKEGTLLGHVIEHVALELQTLAGMEVGFGRARSTATHGVYNVVFEYKDERAGRYAARAAVRMCSSIAETGRYPLGELEQDLTDLRDLQDEAALGPSTEALIKEADHRYIPWTQLSARAMIRFGTGVHQKRVQATLTDNTGILGVELACDKEGTKTILADAGIPVPRGTVIHYLDELEDAIADVGGYPVVIKPLDGNHGRGIAINIRSWQEAEASYDAASEESKTRSVIVERYYEGQDHRVLVIDGKLVAVAERVPAHVVGDGKSTIAELVEDVNQDPRRGDGHDNILTRLKLDNTSLQWLDRQGFDAQSIPEPGEVCYLRATANLSTGGIAIDRTEEIHPENRWIAERVAKIIGLDIIGMDVVTSDISRPLRETDGVIVEVNAAPGFRMHVSPSEGKPRNVAKPVLDMLFPPGTPHSVPIISITGTNGKTTTTRLIAHICKQTGQVVGYTTTDGTYIGDFLAEAGDNTGPQSAGLILGDPTVEMAVLETARGGILRSGLAFEEANVGVVLNVAADHLGIGDIDTIEQMASVKAVVAEAVHPDGYAVLNADDVLVAGMAKNLRSNIAYFSMNPDNEIVRGHVENGGKAAVYQDGYLVVLDGGSMVRIAKAEEVPLTLKGMAPFMIANALAACIATYVQGVELEAIRAGLATFKASVDQTPGRMNLFDLGDFHALVDYAHNAASYEALGGFVRNWPGSCIGVIGGPGDRRDEDFVELGRLSAEIFDQIIVKEDDDTRGRPRGDAADWICKGIQEVNPDARYESILSEEKAINIALDEAPKDSLVVILPESVSRAIRLIKERHPVGDA